The following proteins are co-located in the Primulina tabacum isolate GXHZ01 chromosome 11, ASM2559414v2, whole genome shotgun sequence genome:
- the LOC142519736 gene encoding LOW QUALITY PROTEIN: uncharacterized protein LOC142519736 (The sequence of the model RefSeq protein was modified relative to this genomic sequence to represent the inferred CDS: deleted 1 base in 1 codon; substituted 1 base at 1 genomic stop codon) codes for MGSIKMKIHSFHGKSDPEAYLEWEKRVEFVFECHHYSEQKKVRLAVVEFLDYALIWWDQLVTTRRRYNERPIESWDEMKRVMRKRFVPNHYYREMFKRLQTLRQGLKSVEDYYKEMEVVMIRANVEEDSEATMARFLCGLNREIQDQVELRHYLDLDEMVQMAIKVEQQLKRRGVGRTNQTGGSSSSWRSNGVKREENKVVTKPKIETKQEAPKQGVQGKSETPSNRSRNVRCFRCQGLGHISSECPNKRVMILNDYGEYESHSEGEDYDEMPALEDPDEGYEAVVGEALVTRRIMSAQVKEEETNQRENFVEMVEKLGLPTLKYPQPYRLQWLNDCAEVKVTKQVLVPFSIGKYVDEVLCDVVPMHACHILLGRPWQYDRKVTHDGFKNRYSFVLKKESIVLLPLSPKQVLEDQLKKKKRDEAGKKIHGSLCCTCFTSSXERWSWRMCVDCRAINNITIKYRHPIPRLDDMLDELHGACIFSKIDLKSGYHQIRMREGDEWKTAFKTKYGLYEWMVMPFGLTNAPSTFMRLMNHVLRAHIGKFVVVYFDDILVYSKNLEEHVNHLRLVLITLRAENLYANLKKCDFCTSKLVFLGFVVSSQGIQVDEDKVSAIRDWPKPTTVGQKNVPFQWGEEQEKSFNLIKQKLINTPLLVSPDFANTFKIECDASGVGIGGVLMQGGRSVAYFSEKLNGAALNYPTYDKELYALVRTLEMWQHYLRPKEIVIHTDHESLKHLKGQQKLNKRHAKWVEFIETFPYISNYKQGKENAHGGGLMGHSTTNFLPFEIVYGFNPLTPLDLMSLPVSERLNMDGKKKTEFVRNLHEKVRDNIEKRNEQYAKQANKGKKKVIFEKGDWVWLHLRKERFPEKRRSKLLPRGDGPFQVLERINDNAYRLDLPGDEQDLRTNPFQEGEDDTNTGGQALRKAWDPLQLPEGPVTRGRLKKFKEALQGVMSKHEGVVMHGSFVGNRQVIATAFRYIENDVRVIVGGSISVVRHLVELEVVGMVF; via the exons atgggtagtattaagatgaaaatccATTCATTCCATGGGAAGTCTGATCCAGAGGCGTacttagagtgggaaaagagggtagagttcgtgtttgagtgtcaccactactccgaacaaaagaaggttaggttggcggtggttgaattcttagactatgctctcatatggtgggatcaattagtgaccactaggaggaggtataatgagagacccattgaatcgtgggatgagatgaagagggtcatgaggaagaggtttgtgcccaaccactattatagggagatgtttaagaggctacaaactttgaggcaagggttgaagagtgttgaagactactataaggagatggaagtagtcatgattagggccaatgttgaggaagatagtgaggcgaccatggctcgttttctttgtggtttgaacagggaaattcaagatcaagtggagcttcggcactacctggatctagacgagatggtgcaaatggccataaaagtggagcaacaactcaaaaggcgtggagttggccgcaccaatcaaactgggggttcatcatcttcttggcggTCAAATGGGGTGAAacgtgaggagaataaggtggtgaccaagcccaagattgagaccaaacaagaggcgcctaaacaaggagtgcaaggtaaatctgaaactccttctAATCGATCTAGGAATGTtagatgttttaggtgtcaaggattagggcatatttctagtgaatgtcctaataaaagggtaatgattttaaatgattatggtGAGTATGAATCGCATAGTGAGGGTGAGGATtatgatgagatgcctgcattagaagATCCTGACGAGGGTTATgaggcggttgtaggtgaagcCCTAGTGACTAgacgtatcatgagtgcccaagtcaaggaggaagagactaaccaaagagagaactt TGTTGAAATGGTGGAGAAATTGGGTTTGCCTACACTAAAATaccctcaaccatataggcttcaatggttgaatgattgtgcggaagtGAAGGTCACAAAGCAAGTGCTAGTGcctttttctattgggaagtatgtggatgaggtcTTGTGTGATGTAGTAcccatgcatgcttgtcatatcttgttgggtagaccGTGGCAATACGACAGAAAGGTGACTCATGATGGGTTCAAGAATAGATATTCATTTGTGTTGAAGAAGGAATCCATTGTTTTACtccctttgtccccaaagcaagtgttggaggaccaattgaaaaaaaagaagagagatgaggccggaAAAAaaa TCCATggctccttgtgctgtacctgttttactagttcctaagaaagatgg tcatggcgtatgtgtgtagattgtagggcaatcaataacataaccattaagtataggcatcccatacctagactagatgatatgttagatgagttgcatggtgcttgtatttttagcaagattgacttgaaaagtggttatcaccaaattaggatgagggaaggaGATGAGTGGAagactgcttttaaaaccaaatacgggTTATACGAGTGgatggtaatgccttttggcttaactaacgctcctagcacctttatgaggttaatgaaccatgttttgcgtgcacacatagggaaatttgttgtggtctactttgatgatatcctagtgtatagcaaaaatttggaagagcatgttaatcacttaagacttgtgctaatcacactaagggctgaaaatttgtatgctaacttaaagaaatgtgatttttgtacaagcaaacttgtctttcttggttttgtggtaagttcacagggtatacaagttgatgaagacaaggtaagtgctattcgagattggccaaagcctactactgttggtcaa AAAAATGTTCCATTCCaatggggcgaggagcaagagaagtcttttaatcttattaagcaaaaattaattaatactcctttacttgtttcacctgattttgctaatacctttaaaattgaatgtgatgcttcaggtgtaggtattggtggagtgttgatgcaaggagggcgGTCGGTGGCATATTTTAGTGAAAAGCTTAATGGAGCAGCGCTTAACTATCCAACATATGACAAAGAGCTCTATGCACTTGTGAGGACTCtagagatgtggcaacactacttgaggcctaaggagatTGTGATccacacggatcatgagtctctaaagcaccttaagggccaacagaagttgaacaagcggcatgccaagtgggtggaaTTCATTGAAACATTCCCCTACATCAGCAattacaaacaaggtaaggaaaat gcacatgggggtggtttAATGGG gcattctactacaaattttttgccatttgagattgtttatggttttaatcctttgactccgttggatttgatgtccttacctgtgagtgaaaggttaaacatggatgggaaaaagaagactgaatttgttaggaacttgcatgaaaaggtcagggacaacattgagaagagaaatgagcaatatgccaagcaagccaacaaagggaagaagaaggtgatatttgagaagggagattgggtgtggctacacttgaggaaggaaaggttccctgagaagagacgttcaaagctattacctaggggtgatgggccatttcaagtccttgaaaggattaatgacaacgcctacagactcgatctaccag gtgacgagcaagatttgaggacaaatccttttcaagaaggggaggatgatacgaacacgggtggtcaagctctaaggaaggcatgggatcctttgcagttgccggagggaccagtcACGAGGGGACGCCTAAAAAAGTTTAAGGAGGCACTACAGGGAGTCATGAGCAAGcatgaaggggtcgtgatgcatggga gcttcgttgggaatcgacaAGTGATCGCTACTGCAtttaggtatatcgagaatgatgttaGGGTGATTGTGGGTGGTTCGATTAGTGTCGTTAGACACTTggttgaattagaagtcgtaggaatggtTTTTTAG